A genome region from Brassica oleracea var. oleracea cultivar TO1000 chromosome C2, BOL, whole genome shotgun sequence includes the following:
- the LOC106325593 gene encoding galactose oxidase-like gives MRASRSLLWKLSIIVLLAVFSQPSFSGDTGSSDETETGNGHEAAEMQPQGAGNRKGRGGRGAIAQVAEMNWPGKWELFLKSSGVSAMHAILLPLINKVQFYDATIWRISQIKLPPGVPCHVFDHVHNKVDCWAHSVLIDIESGHIRPLSLTTDTWCSSGGLTINGTLVSTGGFQGGANTARYLSSCDNCNWVEYPKALAAQRWYSTQATLPDGTFIVVGGRQALNYEYILPEGMDNKKLYDSHLLKETTDREENNLYPFVWLNTDGNLFMFANNRSILLSPKTNKVIKEFPQLPGGARNYPGSASSALLPIRLYVKNPPVIPADVLICGGARQDGYFRADRLKLFDAALNDCARISLNSKRPAWKIEKMPAPRVMSDTVVLPNGEVLIINGAKHGTSGWGLAKDPNFTPLLYTPNKPIGKRFKELAASAIPRMYHSIAIALPDGKVLIGGSNTNDGYRYDVEYPTELRIEKFSPPYLDPALANMRPKIVNTDTPKQIKYGQTFNVKIELKQANVAKENVMVTMLAPPFTTHAVSMNMRLLLLGISDVKKEHGDVHQIQAVAPPSGNVAPPGYYLLYAVYNGVPSVGEWIQIV, from the exons ATGAGAGCGTCAAGAAGCCTATTATGGAAACTATCTATCATTGTTTTGTTAGCAGTCTTTTCTCAACCATCCTTCTCAGGTGATACTGGTTCATCGGATGAAACGGAGACGGGGAACGGACACGAAGCCGCCGAGATGCAACCACAGGGAGCAGGAAACCGTAAGGGTAGAGGTGGTCGTGGCGCCATCGCCCAAGTTGCTGAGATGAATTGGCCCGGCAAATGGGAGTTATTCCTGAAGAGCTCTGGCGTATCGGCAATGCACGCTATTCTTCTGCCATTGATCAACAAAGTACAGTTTTACGACGCAACCATTTGGAGAATTTCACAAATCAAGCTCCCTCCAGGCGTACCTTGTCACGTTTTTGACCACGTACATAACAAAGTTGATTGTTGGGCTCACTCTGTCCTAATTGATATCGAATCCGGACACATCAGGCCTCTATCG CTTACAACGGACACATGGTGTTCGTCAGGAGGTCTAACCATAAACGGGACATTGGTAAGCACTGGAGGATTCCAAGGAGGAGCAAACACAGCCAGATACCTTTCTTCATGCGATAACTGCAACTGGGTGGAGTATCCAAAGGCATTAGCTGCACAGCGATGGTACTCAACACAAGCCACTCTCCCTGATGGCACTTTTATCGTTGTTGGAGGCCGACAAGCTCTCAACTACGAGTACATCCTCCCGGAAGGAATGGACAACAAGAAACTCTACGACTCGCATCTTCTTAAAGAAACAACTGACCGAGAAGAAAACAATCTATACCCATTCGTTTGGCTCAACACTGATGGTAACCTCTTCATGTTCGCCAACAACCGTTCCATCCTTCTTAGCCCGAAAACGAATAAAGTCATCAAAGAGTTCCCTCAGCTCCCTGGCGGTGCCCGTAACTACCCTGGCTCCGCCTCCTCGGCTCTTCTACCCATCCGCCTCTACGTCAAGAACCCTCCTGTCATCCCTGCTGACGTCCTTATCTGTGGTGGCGCCAGACAAGATGGATACTTCCGTGCTGACAGGTTGAAGCTTTTCGATGCGGCCTTGAATGATTGTGCAAGGATAAGCCTCAACAGTAAAAGGCCTGCATGGAAAATAGAGAAGATGCCAGCGCCGCGGGTCATGAGCGACACGGTGGTCCTCCCCAATGGCGAAGTTCTCATCATTAACGGCGCGAAACATGGAACATCTGGATGGGGCTTAGCCAAAGACCCAAACTTCACACCACTCTTGTACACTCCAAACAAACCAATAGGCAAACGTTTTAAAGAGCTCGCTGCTTCCGCTATCCCCCGCATGTATCATTCCATCGCTATCGCTCTTCCTGATGGTAAAGTTCTTATCGGTGGTAGCAACACCAACGATGGTTACAGGTACGACGTTGAGTACCCGACCGAGCTCCGCATTGAGAAATTCTCACCACCTTACCTTGACCCGGCTCTTGCCAATATGAGACCAAAGATTGTGAACACCGATACACCGAAACAGATCAAGTACGGACAAACATTTAACGTGAAGATCGAGCTTAAACAAGCGAACGTGGCAAAGGAGAATGTCATGGTTACAATGTTGGCACCACCGTTTACTACACATGCTGTATCGATGAACATGAGGTTGCTCTTGTTGGGTATCTCTGATGTCAAGAAGGAGCATGGTGACGTTCATCAGATTCAGGCTGTTGCTCCTCCCAGTGGAAATGTTGCTCCTCCTGGTTATTATCTTCTCTATGCTGTCTACAATGGTGTACCAAGCGTTGGAGAATGGATTCAGATCGTGTGA